The proteins below are encoded in one region of Streptomyces sp. NBC_00490:
- a CDS encoding SIS domain-containing protein, whose amino-acid sequence MLDESLLDTPEALSAADRRGLLRGAAEAGARVRTAARHTAEAGVNELKPDGRPRAVLIAGPGAAAICVADLLGTLAGAGSPVIRLAPTGVAPAAGALRWELPGWTGSVDVLLIATSDGTEPGLSLLADQAYRRGCTVVAVAPANTPLTEAVQGAHGLFVPLATAPYEEGEALAASAPGILWALLTPLLAILDRTGLVTAPPDVLEKVADRLDHIAERCGPAIATYSNPAKTLATELADALPVIWTEGVSAGPAGRRFAAALAELAGRPAVVAELPEALAAHNALLAGPLAASADPDDFFRDRVEEAPVMHARAVLLRDRPLGGLSAAPAARELALSHDTPISELEPEEGGELETLAELIAITDFAAVYLALASGT is encoded by the coding sequence ATGCTCGACGAATCGCTGCTCGACACCCCCGAGGCCCTCTCGGCGGCCGACCGCCGAGGCCTGCTCCGCGGCGCCGCCGAAGCAGGCGCCCGAGTCCGCACCGCGGCGAGGCACACCGCCGAGGCCGGCGTCAACGAACTGAAGCCCGACGGCCGCCCCCGCGCGGTCCTGATCGCGGGCCCCGGCGCCGCCGCCATCTGCGTCGCCGACCTCCTCGGCACCCTCGCCGGCGCCGGCAGCCCCGTCATCCGCCTGGCCCCCACCGGCGTGGCCCCCGCGGCCGGCGCCCTGCGCTGGGAACTCCCGGGCTGGACGGGCTCGGTCGACGTGCTCCTGATCGCCACCTCCGACGGCACCGAACCGGGCCTGTCCCTCCTCGCCGACCAGGCCTACCGCCGTGGCTGCACGGTCGTCGCCGTGGCCCCCGCGAACACCCCGCTCACCGAGGCCGTACAAGGCGCCCACGGCCTCTTCGTACCCCTGGCGACGGCCCCCTACGAGGAGGGCGAAGCCCTCGCCGCGTCCGCCCCCGGCATCCTGTGGGCCCTGCTCACCCCGCTGCTCGCGATCCTCGACCGCACCGGTCTGGTCACCGCCCCGCCGGACGTCCTGGAGAAGGTCGCCGACCGCCTGGACCACATCGCCGAACGCTGCGGCCCGGCCATCGCGACGTACAGCAATCCCGCCAAGACCCTGGCCACCGAACTCGCCGACGCGCTCCCGGTGATCTGGACGGAGGGCGTCTCGGCCGGTCCGGCGGGCCGCCGGTTCGCCGCCGCCCTCGCCGAACTCGCCGGCCGCCCCGCCGTCGTCGCCGAACTGCCCGAGGCGCTCGCCGCCCACAACGCCCTGCTGGCGGGACCGCTCGCCGCCAGCGCCGACCCGGACGACTTCTTCCGCGACCGCGTGGAAGAAGCACCGGTGATGCACGCGCGCGCGGTGCTGCTGCGCGACCGTCCCCTCGGCGGTCTCTCCGCCGCCCCCGCCGCCCGTGAGCTGGCCCTGAGCCACGACACCCCCATCAGCGAGCTGGAACCGGAGGAGGGCGGCGAACTGGAGACCCTCGCGGAACTGATCGCCATCACGGATTTCGCCGCGGTTTACCTGGCGCTCGCTTCCGGCACCTGA
- a CDS encoding Trm112 family protein has product MPLEAGLLEILACPACHAPLEEQDTELICTGQDCGLAYPVRDGIPVLLVDEARRPA; this is encoded by the coding sequence ATGCCGCTCGAAGCCGGCCTCCTGGAGATCCTCGCCTGCCCGGCCTGTCACGCCCCCCTCGAGGAGCAGGACACCGAGCTGATCTGCACCGGCCAGGACTGCGGCCTGGCATACCCCGTCCGCGACGGCATCCCCGTCCTCCTCGTCGACGAGGCCCGCCGCCCCGCGTAA